In one Gadus morhua chromosome 7, gadMor3.0, whole genome shotgun sequence genomic region, the following are encoded:
- the LOC115546581 gene encoding transcription factor SOX-30 has protein sequence MKTQNKRGVQTRFENIDQAENIDLLRTKQQKIRKVKDVRGHETIIGTQWEAEDPIQIDNIVLHTIARQHDPGDPQPSTPSSCEKLDSAPGPGGLTEASKQRDARPGGNVTHAFYPTDGGYIRSFNATSAGPRPPISVFQAFQMSQTGTPQHSPKPTAGLDVTLPPSDEENVKALVLTESPYSKGFKKGNIKRPMNAFMVWARINRPALSRVSPQATNADISIQLGNEWSRMSEEQKNPYFQEAQRLKNVHQQQFPGWIYQPQKKKGGPGGHRPSPSDAVQAMEEEPHGQASTRHRPIQPSNPLLHSERGAGSSRPAPTSLPPTPHSLPSSTTSVPVFPTLPGAWPSRGADPRTLHTPASNPGPSPFPRPSHALNSCPQGLSQGQHSDARFLPGPSPSSMVCSFPQFMPMSWSNPAPSNPYSASSALIPRPRVIYPNPHFGPCYPKDSSMAAVLPSELLRHPPLEVRRGSDGPPPGVPAAPAAGCLGQRR, from the exons ATGAAGACACAGAACAAGCGAGGTGTGCAGACGCGTTTTGAAAATATTGATCAGGCAGAAAATATCGACCTTTTAAgaacaaaacagcagaaaattAGAAAGGTTAAGGACGTGCGAGGGCATGAAACCATAATCGGAACCCAGTGGGAGGCCGAAGATCCGATCCAGATCGACAACATCGTTCTTCACACCATAGCCCGCCAACATGATCCTGGAGACCCGCAGCCCTCCACACCCTCATCGTGTGAAAAGCTTGATTCGGCTCCCGGGCCTGGAGGACTAACAGAGGCCAGTAAGCAACGAGATGCGAGGCCAGGCGGTAACGTTACTCACGCTTTCTACCCAACCGACGGTGGATATATTCGATCTTTCAACGCAACCTCTGCTGGTCCACGTCCCCCGATCAGTGTCTTCCAGGCCTTTCAGATGTCCCAGACCGGTACCCCGCAACACAGCCCTAAACCCACCGCAGGCCTGGatgtcactctccctccctcagatGAAG aaaatgtaaaagCCCTGGTTTTGACCGAGTCACCATACAGCAAAGGATTCAAAAAGGGCAATATCAAAAGGCCAATGAACGCCTTCATGGTGTGGGCTCGTATCAACCGACCGGCCCTGTCCAGGGTCAGCCCTCAGGCCACCAACGCAGACATCAGCATCCAGCTGGGCAATGAGTGGAGCCGGATGAGTGAGGAGCAGAAAAACCCCTACTTTCAGGAGGCTCAGAGACTGAAAAATGTACATCAGCAGCAGTTCCCTG GCTGGATCTATCAGCcccagaagaagaaggggggtCCTGGGGGCCACCGGCCCAGCCCCTCTGATGCCGTCCAGGCTATGGAAGAAGAGCCACATGGTCAGGCTTCCACCCGTCACCGCCCAATACAGCCCTccaaccctctcctccacaGCGAGCGGGGAGCAG GCTCCAGTCGTCCTGCACCTACCAGTCTACCACCTACCCCTCACAGTCTCCCGTCATCCACCACATCCGTCCCGGTGTTCCCCACTCTGCCTGGCGCCTGGCCATCCAGAGGGGCAGACCCTCGGACCTTGCACACACCAGCCTCAAATCCAggcccctctccctttcccaggCCCTCCCATGCGCTCAACAGCTGCCCCCAGGGCCTTTCTCAGGGCCAACATTCAGACGCAAGATTCCTTCCTGGGCCATCTCCGTCCAGCATGGTCTGCTCCTTTCCTCAGTTCATGCCCATGTCTTGGTCCAACCCAGCTCCTTCCAACCCCTACTCAGCATCTTCTGCTTTGATACCCCGACCACGCGTCATCTACCCCAACCCTCACTTTGGACCCTGCTACCCCAAGGATTCTTCAATGGCCGCAGTATTACCCTCAGAG CTACTACGACACCCCCCCCTTGAGGTACGACGTGGCTCTGACGGCCCTCCACCTGGAGTACCTGCAGCGCCAGCAGCAGGCTGCCTGGGCCAGCGGAGATAG